The Toxoplasma gondii ME49 chromosome XII, whole genome shotgun sequence genome includes a region encoding these proteins:
- the RPOA gene encoding DNA-directed RNA polymerase alpha chain rpoA (encoded by transcript TGME49_249560~Gene product name based on ToxoDB Community Expert Annotation.~Predicted trans-membrane domain (TMHMM2.0):6-29), whose product MTDRVSFLALWGPRTFFLFFVFLVLLHTLREHPYGPRISSSACAFSVSPRSSPAVLTHPISKPTSLPRGLPLFSPPLPTFASRSLSFSAASSRPLSLAFSYASPRWRFSADLPRFIPRCIESLPARRKPSLFPEGARTSEGEFNLKRETKRRPYACPRSPGSPRPPLALFSSLSPFLPCACGRFSSACPLKSSAELESRPVHAPRQDSRLRRRRVFPINSKTFSGSCSPSSFLAPNLCSSSLCSPCESSLSSSSCAFHSSPQRFLNLSPAPPPSSLSPCSSSQSTRLLAKGEVATAVGREAPYPSFLVPSPYPPPPSGAETWEETGGRGDDINEEERIRRKAQAWRVDRSVLDLSPEELDRKVAEEKEELQQRWRTRLDVEQRRHQDYFEQQREDQRELLNSLSAPPWVHLFRPVQLDDSPPLKYDFRVYQPYFRSLIEASKPFIHTKVIPPSAIQRFLERRHSPDFSLSSGFRFKQIQPLFAHNSGCSAFFYFHTCFSSVAPVFLNALRRTSLSRLESLAISAVKIEGAKHEFYSLPGIREDIVDDIFNNLGKIVFREKKIVYVHRMDIHAWIKSQQEDKERGGCGGAGEKGEERQEMKVARASLSGIEAEGSEAAEPGEDERQGRRKEHEEEVPSTFENEPKTRVTETSDVWNLLPPGTRLVRSRPREKTEKGWASYLLPPSSPSSSDDDSEEEDMYYRIPVPLPPANFTHPLRAKLRVRGPLVAVAGHIQLPEGVEVVNKNQYLFTVNAGYYVNMDFKIERIREYVMPEFGYDSLERDRDKEGFMYFTNYVAPVPIFAYAAERRGEAVHTKWDEVNEDAPPIEVENEEDENDIRMTQVEDMLRQATAGAPDVVKASLLPVLQTSEVLSEQKEEGKGREAESAGKDDREGTERGMQDEEGEERWNAGNAEGGQGEGKDAKVNEEGSPDRPASHSSLPFASKKPEDRYNAYRLLEPSEEMREAYRRDYLENDLPYQNLGEVVTLEVQTDGSLTPREAVLHCCDDLIKQVLDIQHALYHNCHIGVDGTEEEEFNDPDWYQDAHRYVGVPWNPYKGSSARSQKRQAFFFKSDVLRQYNILREKIDARREASAAGSAASDGGMEKDAKPSVWPVPGRGLGNEIFVASSPQEEEMMRGDTLREKKEAAARTLDLEQTRLQQHIPEGLGPRSGPTYGLSERDLDERLLDEEEEEERIVNTSAIIRKEREEAWKDKQRTYRDLAENEPLKQLGDGKGLVRYPPDTKPMMEAPEWVMEDPMGQRKPIGFSEFNDD is encoded by the exons ATGACCGATCGTGTATCGTTTCTGGCCCTTTGGGGGCCTCGcaccttctttcttttcttcgtcttcctggtGTTGCTGCATACGCTGAGGGAGCACCCATATGGGCCGCGTATCTCCAGTTCTGCTTGcgccttttctgtgtctccccgGTCTTCCCCCGCCGTCCTCACTCATCCTATCTCCAAGCCtacgtctcttcctcgtggTCTTCCCTTGTTTTCTCCCCCTCTGCCGACCTTTGCCTCGCGTTCGTTATCCTTTTCCGCGGCTTCTTCCCggccgctctctctcgccttctcgtaCGCATCTCCGCGatggcgtttctctgcagatcTCCCAAGGTTCATCCCCAGGTGCATTGAGTCGCTCCCAGCGAGGCGGAAaccgtctctgtttccagaAGGGGCTAGGACTTCGGAGGGAGAGTTCAACctgaaaagggagacaaagCGTCGACCATATGCGTGCCCTCGCTCTCCAGGTTCTCCACGACCACCGTtggctctgttttcttctttatCTCCCTTTCTGCCTTGTGCATGCGGACGATTCTCGTCAGCTTGCCCGTTGAAGTCTTCGGCTGAGCTTGAGAGCCGTCCCGTCCACGCCCCTAGGCAAGATTCGCGTCTCCGGAGAAGGCGCGTGTTTCCGATCAACTCTAAAACCTTTTCGGGctcctgttctccctcttcctttcttgctCCAAATCTctgttcctcgtctctgtgttCGCCGTGTgagtcgtctctctcctcgtcgtcctgTGCGTTCCATTCTTCTCCTCAACGCTTTCTGAATCTGTCTCCAGCTCCTCCGCCCTCCTCGCTGTCcccttgttcttcctcgcaaTCGACACGGCTTCTTGCCAAAGGCGAGGTCGCGACGGCTGTCGGGCGGGAAGCGCCTTatccctcttttctcgtgcCGTCGCCTTATCCTCCACCGCCCTCCGGGGCGGAGACttgggaggagacaggcggcagaggagacgacattaacgaggaagagagaattCGCAGAAAGGCGCAGGCCTGGCGCGTTGATCGCAGTGTCCTTGACCTCAGTCCCGAAGAGCTGGATCGGAAGGTtgccgaagaaaaagaggaactcCAACAGCGATGGCGGACCCGACTCGACGTAGAACAAAGGCGGCATCAAGATTACTttgagcagcagagagaggatcAACGCGAACTGCTGAACTCCCTCTCAGCCCCACCGT GGGTTCACCTCTTTCGCCCTGTTCAGCTGGATGACTCGCCTCCGCTTAAATATGACTTCCGCGTTTACCAGCCTTACTTTCGGAGCCTCATT GAGGCTTCTAAACCTTTCATTCACACAAAAGTCATTCCGCCATCTGCCATCCAG CGTTTCCTCGAGCGTCGTCACTCGCCCgacttctcgctttcctccggTTTTCGCTTCAAGCAGATTCAGCCGCTCTTCGCCCACAATTCGGGATGCAGTGCTTTCTTTTACTTTCACACATGTTTCTCCTCGGTAGCTCCCGTCTTTCTCAACGCTCTGCGTCGCACGAGTCTCTCGCGCCTAGAATCTCTTGCGATATCGGCAGTGAAGATCGAAGGAGCGAAGCACGAGTTCTACTCGCTGCCGGGTATTCGAGAAGACATCGTCGATGACATCTTCAACAATCTGGGTAAAATCGTTTTCCGCGAAAAGAAAATTGTGTATGTCCACCGAATGGATATCCACGCTTGGATCAAAAGCCAGcaggaagacaaggaaagaggGGGGTGCGGCGGcgcaggcgagaaaggagaagagcggcaggAGATGAAGGTagcgcgcgcgtctctctcaggGATTGAAGCGGAAGGTTCGGAGGCGGCCGAACcaggcgaggacgagaggcaagggagaagaaaggaacacGAAGAGGAAGTGCCATCTACATTTGAAAACGAACCAAAAACGCGCGtgacagagacaagcgaTGTGTGGAATCTCCTTCCACCGGGCACCAGGCTGGTTAGGAGTCGACCGcgtgaaaaaacagagaaagggtGGGCATCTTACTtgcttccgccttcttccccctcgtcCTCGGAcgacgacagcgaggaagaagacatgTACTACAGGATCCCTGTTCCCCTCCCGCCTGCGAACTTCACACATCCCCTCCGAGCGAAGCTGCGCGTCCGAGGGCctctcgtcgctgtcgccgGCCACATTCAGCTACCCGAAGGCGTTGAAGTCGTGAACAAGAACCAGTATTTATTTACGGTCAATGCGGGGTACTACGTGAACATGGACTTCAAGATCGAGCGCATCAGAGAGTATGTGATGCCTGAGTTCGGCTACGACTCCCTAGAGCgggacagagacaaggaaggatTCATGTACTTCACAAATTACGTCGCGCCTGTTCCCATTTTCGCCTACGCGGCAGAACGGCGGGGAGAGGCTGTCCACACAAAGTGGGATGAAGTGAATGAGGACGCACCTCCGATCGAGGtggaaaatgaagaagacgaaaacgatATCCGCATGACTCAGGTCGAAGACATGCTGCGACAAGCCACCGCAGGAGCTCCCGATGTTGTCAAAGCTTCCCTCTTGCCGGTCCTTCAGACGTCAGAAGTGCTGTCGGAacagaaggaggaaggaaagggaagagaagcggaaagcGCGGgaaaagacgacagagaggggaCAGAACGCGGCATgcaggacgaagagggagaagagcgttGGAATGCAGGCAATGCGGAAGGTGGACAAGGCGAAGGCAAGGATGCGAAAGTAAATGAGGAGGGGTCACCAGACCGGCCTGCTTCCCACTCGTCACTTCCTTTCGCTTCCAAGAAACCGGAAGACCGGTATAACGCCTACCGTCTCCTCGAACCTTCGGAGGAAATGCGGGAAGCGTACCGCCGAGATTACCTAGAAAATGACTTGCCGTACCAGAACCTAGGAGAAGTCGTGACGCTCGAGGTGCAGACCGACGGAAGCTTGACTCCGAGAGAAGCTGTGCTTCACTGCTGCGACGACCTCATCAAGCAAGTGCTTGACATCCAGCATGCACTCTACCACAACTGCCATATCGGTGTGGACGGAACCGAGGAGGAAGAGTTCAATGACCCCGACTGGTATCAAGACGCTCACAG GTACGTTGGCGTGCCTTGGAATCCGTACAAAGGCTCGTCGGCGCGGAGCCAGAAGCGACAAGCCTTCTTCTTTAAGAGCGACGTTCTTCGTCAGTACAACATTCTCCGTGAGAAAATAGatgcaagaagagaagcctcTGCTGCGGGCTCTGCTGCGTCCGACGGAGGCAtggagaaagacgcgaagcCGAGCGTTTGGCCGGTGCCTGGTCGCGGTCTCGGAAACGAAATCTTCGTGGCGTCCTCTccgcaagaagaagaaatgatgagaggagacactctgagagaaaagaaggaggctGCTGCACGCACACTGGACCTCGAGCAAACGCGGCTGCAGCAACACATACCGGAGGGCTTAGGGCCGCGATCTGGACCCACGTACGGTCTgagcgagagagacttgGACGAGCGCCTCTtggatgaagaggaggaagaagaaaggatcGTTAACACGAGTGCGATAAtccggaaagagagagaggaagcgtgGAAAGACAAACAGAGGACGTATCGCGACCTGGCAGAGAACGAACCGCTGAAACAGCTAGGTGACGGTAAGGGGCTGGTCAGATACCCCCCCGACACAAAACCTATGATGGAAGCACCGGAATGGGTCATGGAGGATCCTATGGGACAGAGAAAGCCAATCGGATTCAGCGAATTCAACGACGATTAA